Proteins encoded in a region of the Nonomuraea helvata genome:
- a CDS encoding S66 peptidase family protein, with amino-acid sequence MDAIFPPKLTRGDVVRVVAPARSRAMVTEHDHTAIIESRFAELGLTLSYGRHVDERDAFDSSSIASRVADLHEAFADPSVAAIMTVIGGYNCNELLPYLDWELIRANPKILCGYSDITALQNAILARTGLVTYSGPHWSTFGMRDHFEPTLRWFTEIMFGSDPITLSPAAHWSDDLWFLDQDKRDLFPNEGWWPLQPGTAEGRIVGGNLCTLSLLQGTAYMPSLDGAILIVEDDLESPPVTFARNLTSLLQLPDAAGVRGLAIGRFQRASRMTRSLLEHIVAIQPALAGLPVLANIDVGHTDPLATFPVGGQAELTVADGEASLTLRRH; translated from the coding sequence ATGGATGCAATCTTCCCGCCCAAGCTGACCAGAGGTGACGTCGTACGCGTGGTGGCGCCGGCCAGGTCCCGCGCGATGGTGACGGAGCACGACCACACCGCGATCATCGAGTCCCGGTTCGCCGAGCTCGGTCTCACACTCTCCTACGGCCGCCACGTCGATGAGCGGGACGCCTTCGACTCCTCGAGCATCGCCTCCCGGGTCGCCGATCTGCACGAGGCTTTCGCGGACCCGTCGGTAGCCGCGATCATGACGGTCATCGGCGGCTACAACTGCAACGAGCTCCTGCCGTACCTGGACTGGGAGCTCATCCGGGCCAACCCGAAGATCCTCTGCGGGTACTCCGACATCACGGCCCTGCAGAACGCCATCCTCGCCCGTACCGGGCTGGTCACCTACTCGGGGCCGCACTGGTCGACGTTCGGGATGCGCGATCACTTCGAGCCGACCCTGCGATGGTTCACAGAGATCATGTTCGGCTCCGACCCGATCACCTTGAGCCCGGCGGCCCATTGGAGCGACGATCTCTGGTTCCTCGACCAGGACAAGCGTGACCTGTTCCCCAACGAAGGATGGTGGCCGCTCCAGCCTGGCACGGCCGAGGGGAGGATCGTGGGCGGGAACCTCTGCACCCTGAGCCTCCTGCAGGGCACCGCTTACATGCCCTCTCTCGACGGCGCGATACTGATCGTCGAGGACGACCTCGAATCCCCTCCGGTGACCTTCGCCCGGAATCTGACATCACTGCTTCAGCTTCCCGACGCCGCCGGCGTGCGGGGGCTGGCGATCGGGCGTTTCCAGCGGGCCAGCCGTATGACGCGCTCGCTGCTTGAACACATCGTCGCCATCCAGCCGGCACTGGCGGGACTGCCGGTGCTGGCCAACATCGACGTCGGCCACACCGACCCGCTGGCCACCTTTCCGGTCGGGGGCCAGGCAGAGCTCACCGTCGCGGATGGCGAGGCGAGTTTGACGCTGCGGCGACACTGA
- a CDS encoding cellulase family glycosylhydrolase, with amino-acid sequence MVPTARKIRAILLSGMLSVALAVSGLTAHASAGATAQLNAAQIITDMGAGWNLGNQLEANADGYPGETAWGNPTVTQALIDKVKAAGFNTIRIPVSYLRSIGPGPDYTISSSWLNRIQEVVNYAYNRGMYVVLNIHGDGYKTIPYSWLICDAADQTTIKAKYQKTWQQIASRFQNYDQHLIFESMNEEFDGQYGNPTQPCYSNINSYNQIFVDTARRSGGNNGSRWLLVPGWNTNIDYTTGNYGFVIPTDSYRSPTIPSGEQRIMISVHYYDPWDFAGEENGTITQWGRAATNPSRKSTWGQEDYMDAQLKKTYDKFAVRGYPVVVGEYGSIDKSSFDSSNNRYRADFARTMVSTAKKYGSATVYWDNGVNGQYGLGLFNRSTNTVTQPGIISAIMSALGGPGSATRYEAEVSPAVCTGTIDSNWSGYSGTGFCNGDNTVGAYAQFAVNASTAGTATLRVQFANGAATARPASLIVNGSTVQTPSFEGTGAWTTWVAKTLTVTLNAGGNTIRFNPTTAGGLPNIDYLEVTPSS; translated from the coding sequence ATGGTTCCAACAGCAAGGAAGATCAGGGCCATTCTCCTGTCCGGCATGTTATCGGTCGCCCTAGCGGTGTCCGGCTTGACCGCGCATGCATCGGCCGGTGCCACGGCACAGCTCAACGCTGCGCAGATCATTACCGACATGGGCGCTGGCTGGAATCTGGGGAACCAACTGGAGGCCAACGCCGACGGATATCCCGGCGAAACGGCGTGGGGCAATCCGACCGTGACGCAGGCGCTCATCGACAAGGTGAAGGCGGCAGGCTTCAACACGATCCGGATCCCGGTCTCGTATTTGAGGTCCATAGGGCCCGGCCCGGACTACACGATCAGCTCTTCCTGGCTGAACAGAATTCAGGAAGTCGTCAACTATGCGTACAACCGGGGCATGTACGTGGTGCTCAACATTCATGGGGACGGCTACAAGACCATCCCCTACTCCTGGCTGATCTGCGATGCCGCCGATCAAACAACGATCAAGGCCAAGTACCAGAAGACCTGGCAGCAGATCGCGTCCAGGTTCCAGAATTACGACCAACACCTGATCTTCGAATCCATGAACGAAGAGTTCGACGGGCAGTACGGCAACCCCACCCAGCCGTGCTATTCAAACATCAACAGCTACAACCAGATCTTCGTGGACACCGCAAGAAGGTCCGGCGGAAACAACGGTTCACGATGGCTGCTGGTGCCCGGATGGAACACCAACATCGATTACACCACGGGGAACTACGGCTTCGTGATCCCGACGGACTCCTACCGGTCACCCACCATCCCCAGCGGTGAGCAGAGGATCATGATCTCCGTTCACTATTACGATCCCTGGGACTTCGCCGGGGAGGAGAACGGCACGATCACGCAGTGGGGACGGGCCGCGACCAACCCGTCAAGAAAATCCACCTGGGGACAGGAGGATTACATGGATGCGCAGTTGAAGAAGACGTATGACAAGTTCGCCGTGCGGGGATACCCGGTGGTCGTCGGCGAATACGGTTCGATCGACAAGTCATCCTTCGATTCGTCGAACAACAGGTACCGTGCGGACTTCGCGCGCACCATGGTGTCCACTGCCAAGAAGTACGGATCAGCCACTGTTTACTGGGACAACGGCGTCAACGGCCAATACGGTCTCGGGCTGTTCAACCGAAGCACCAACACGGTGACCCAACCGGGCATCATCAGCGCCATCATGAGCGCCCTCGGCGGCCCTGGGTCGGCCACCCGCTATGAGGCGGAAGTCTCGCCGGCGGTGTGCACCGGCACCATCGACTCCAACTGGTCGGGCTACTCAGGCACCGGATTCTGCAATGGCGACAACACGGTGGGTGCCTACGCTCAGTTCGCAGTCAACGCGAGCACGGCGGGCACCGCGACGCTGCGGGTCCAGTTCGCCAACGGTGCCGCGACCGCGCGGCCGGCTTCGCTGATCGTCAACGGCTCGACGGTGCAGACCCCGTCGTTCGAGGGCACCGGCGCGTGGACCACGTGGGTGGCCAAGACCTTGACCGTCACGCTGAACGCGGGCGGCAACACCATCAGGTTCAACCCCACGACGGCCGGCGGCCTGCCCAACATCGACTACCTCGAAGTCACACCGTCTTCGTAG
- a CDS encoding RICIN domain-containing protein, which produces MTNPPRFLRRILLSVLSTLALVPVVALAGAPPASADTSQFRGVNWAVPGDNFVKGLLVLHGLATSDSYATVRAKADAVYNGFESQLGVNTVRLPVNTHTVGSSWWNAYRATIDSATARGFKVILAYWEDAAASGGRITDTAAFNTMWNTVTAQYGSNDLVYFEPMNEPHGYSTTEWTNFAASWINARSSIPRGRILVGGTGFSQDIRPVCADSRLAGTLLSYHHYAFFYGQKDYAGWVQSFRERLGTCASRAVTTEFGAEMDSGLNYNDAGSTNNFVRYFRADTDSMRDLHMGSVYWPALGGKDSGNGYDHYSMFALQGSGTSLSLSIRNATGAERLRHGWGDGGATPAMVTLTAAHSGKCVDVVSASVADGAEIAQYSCNGGSNQRWEFRDLGTGYYQIVAGHSGKCLDVDGTSTANNARIIQWTCGGAQNQQWQAQDAGSGRVRLIARHSGKCLDVPSNSTTDGTRLIQYTCGSGQNQQFTRNAA; this is translated from the coding sequence ATGACAAATCCCCCCCGCTTCCTCCGCCGAATCCTGCTCAGCGTTCTGAGCACACTTGCCCTGGTACCGGTAGTCGCGCTCGCGGGCGCCCCGCCGGCCAGCGCGGACACCAGCCAGTTCAGAGGCGTGAACTGGGCCGTACCCGGCGACAACTTTGTCAAAGGCCTGCTCGTCCTCCACGGACTCGCCACATCGGACAGCTACGCGACCGTCCGAGCCAAGGCGGACGCCGTCTACAACGGCTTCGAGAGCCAGCTCGGCGTCAACACCGTACGGTTACCCGTCAACACCCACACCGTCGGTTCGTCGTGGTGGAACGCCTACCGCGCCACGATCGACTCCGCCACCGCCAGAGGGTTCAAGGTGATCCTCGCCTACTGGGAGGACGCCGCAGCCTCAGGCGGGCGGATAACCGACACGGCCGCCTTCAATACCATGTGGAACACCGTGACCGCCCAGTACGGCTCCAACGACCTGGTCTACTTCGAGCCGATGAACGAACCCCACGGTTACAGCACTACCGAGTGGACGAACTTCGCCGCCTCGTGGATCAACGCCCGCTCGTCGATTCCGAGGGGCCGGATCCTGGTGGGCGGCACCGGTTTCAGCCAGGACATCAGGCCGGTCTGCGCCGACAGCCGCCTCGCGGGAACGCTGCTCTCCTATCACCACTACGCCTTCTTCTACGGCCAGAAGGACTACGCCGGCTGGGTCCAGAGCTTCCGCGAACGGCTGGGCACCTGCGCCTCGCGAGCGGTCACGACCGAGTTCGGTGCTGAGATGGACTCCGGCCTGAACTACAACGACGCGGGCAGCACCAACAACTTCGTTCGCTACTTCCGCGCGGACACCGACTCCATGCGGGACCTGCACATGGGTTCTGTCTACTGGCCGGCGCTCGGCGGAAAGGACAGCGGGAACGGCTACGACCATTACTCCATGTTCGCGCTCCAAGGCAGCGGCACCAGCTTGAGCTTGAGCATTCGCAACGCCACCGGCGCCGAGCGCCTCAGGCACGGCTGGGGCGACGGTGGCGCTACTCCCGCAATGGTCACGCTCACGGCAGCGCACTCGGGCAAGTGCGTCGACGTGGTCAGCGCGTCTGTGGCGGACGGGGCCGAGATCGCCCAGTACAGCTGCAACGGCGGCAGCAATCAGCGCTGGGAGTTCCGGGACCTCGGCACCGGCTACTACCAGATCGTCGCCGGGCACTCCGGCAAATGCCTTGATGTGGATGGGACCTCGACCGCCAACAACGCCAGGATCATCCAGTGGACGTGCGGCGGCGCACAGAACCAGCAATGGCAGGCACAGGACGCAGGGAGCGGGCGGGTCCGGCTCATCGCACGCCACTCCGGCAAATGCCTTGACGTCCCCAGCAACTCCACCACCGACGGCACCCGCCTGATCCAGTACACCTGCGGCAGCGGGCAGAACCAGCAGTTCACGCGGAACGCGGCATAG
- a CDS encoding RICIN domain-containing protein: protein MGACLVNRQSGLAMDVWQHSTADGARITPYTYSGNANQRFTRRQV, encoded by the coding sequence ATGGGTGCGTGCCTCGTCAACCGGCAATCCGGCCTCGCCATGGACGTCTGGCAGCACTCCACCGCCGACGGCGCGCGCATCACCCCATACACCTACAGCGGCAACGCCAACCAACGCTTCACACGCCGGCAGGTCTGA
- a CDS encoding DNA-binding protein gives MEVVISALTIIEAACHRTDRSRLAWLLSGTRIVHVGEEEAKAASAMLVGAGLHGHRYAIDAVVAEMAVRQRRPVVMLTSDIDDMTKLCGDRVRLIAV, from the coding sequence ATGGAAGTGGTGATCAGCGCTCTCACCATCATTGAGGCCGCCTGTCACCGAACGGACCGATCGCGGCTCGCGTGGCTGCTGTCCGGCACACGGATCGTCCACGTTGGGGAAGAGGAGGCGAAAGCCGCCTCGGCGATGCTGGTCGGAGCCGGGTTGCACGGCCACAGGTACGCCATCGACGCCGTTGTGGCGGAGATGGCCGTACGACAACGACGGCCCGTTGTCATGCTCACGTCCGACATCGACGACATGACGAAGCTCTGCGGTGATCGAGTGCGTCTGATAGCGGTATAG
- a CDS encoding aminoglycoside phosphotransferase family protein yields MNGDIRTLLSRHLPDYRVRSVRPLGEGLDNMVYEVNDELLVRRNKATTPDENRQEVARLAALRELSPLPVPEVVFADDESGVIAYHKLPGEPLNRHPAADLRHGAADLRRLAEPLGEFLTALHGASTARMREVAPLDVYPAPTLLRDAELDYRDVESHVPEKQRPLVERFFEEPPPDEPRSLRFCHNDLGAEHVLVDAEAATITGIIDWTDAAITDPSHDFARIYRDLGPEFFEATLSHYDFPLDDADRARVLFYARCALIEDLAYGLSTGPRHYADAALAHLAWTFA; encoded by the coding sequence GTGAACGGCGACATCCGCACGTTGCTGTCGCGCCATCTCCCCGACTACCGGGTGCGCTCCGTCCGCCCGCTCGGCGAAGGCCTCGACAACATGGTGTACGAGGTCAACGACGAGCTGCTGGTACGGCGCAACAAGGCGACGACCCCGGACGAGAACCGGCAGGAGGTCGCCCGCCTGGCGGCCCTCAGGGAGCTCTCCCCGCTGCCGGTCCCCGAAGTGGTCTTCGCCGACGACGAGTCCGGCGTGATCGCGTACCACAAGCTCCCGGGCGAGCCCCTCAACCGGCACCCGGCCGCTGATCTGCGGCACGGGGCCGCTGACCTGCGGCGTCTGGCAGAACCCCTGGGCGAGTTCCTCACCGCCCTCCACGGCGCCTCAACCGCCAGGATGCGAGAGGTGGCACCACTGGACGTCTACCCGGCGCCGACGCTCCTCCGGGACGCCGAGCTCGACTACCGCGACGTGGAGAGCCACGTCCCGGAGAAGCAGCGCCCGCTGGTGGAGCGCTTCTTCGAGGAGCCGCCGCCGGACGAGCCCCGGTCGTTACGCTTCTGCCACAACGACCTGGGCGCCGAGCACGTGCTGGTGGACGCGGAGGCCGCCACGATCACCGGCATCATCGACTGGACCGACGCCGCCATCACGGACCCGTCCCACGACTTCGCCCGCATCTACCGCGACCTGGGCCCGGAGTTCTTCGAGGCGACGCTGTCGCACTACGACTTCCCCCTGGACGACGCCGACCGGGCGAGGGTGCTCTTCTACGCGAGGTGCGCGCTCATCGAGGACCTGGCGTACGGCCTGAGCACAGGCCCCCGCCACTACGCCGACGCCGCCCTGGCCCACCTGGCCTGGACGTTCGCGTAG
- a CDS encoding carbohydrate ABC transporter permease, with translation MTSWTMVNSRKIARQERRRRLGPLGVLTHVALLIWTLLVIVPILWTFLASVKSEDEIFGDAWSLPASLHWDNFARAWEQAHIGQYMLNSVIVVSFSTFGTMLIGSMAAYVLARYPFRGNRAIYLLFVSGLAFPVYLALTPLFFVVQNMGNVPVVGPFIGLNTHAGLVLVYIAYSMPFTVFFLSAFFRTLPTAVGEAAMVDGASHTRVFFQIMLPMARPGIISITIFNILGQWNQYQLPLVLLQERDKWVLTQGIADISTAAGYDQDWSALFAALTLAILPMLVVYTVFQRQIQSGLTSGALK, from the coding sequence ATGACGTCGTGGACGATGGTGAACTCGCGCAAGATCGCCCGCCAGGAGCGCAGGCGGCGGCTCGGCCCGCTCGGGGTGCTGACGCACGTCGCGCTGCTGATCTGGACGCTGCTGGTGATCGTGCCGATCCTGTGGACGTTCCTGGCCTCGGTCAAGAGCGAGGACGAGATCTTCGGCGACGCCTGGTCCCTGCCCGCCTCGCTGCACTGGGACAACTTCGCCAGGGCCTGGGAGCAGGCGCACATCGGGCAGTACATGCTCAACAGCGTCATCGTCGTGTCGTTCAGTACGTTCGGGACGATGCTGATCGGGTCGATGGCCGCGTACGTGCTGGCCCGCTATCCCTTCCGCGGCAACCGGGCGATCTACCTGCTCTTCGTCTCGGGCCTGGCCTTCCCCGTCTACCTGGCCCTGACCCCGCTCTTCTTCGTCGTCCAGAACATGGGCAACGTGCCGGTGGTCGGCCCGTTCATCGGCCTGAACACGCACGCGGGCCTGGTCCTGGTCTACATCGCGTACTCGATGCCGTTCACGGTCTTCTTCCTGTCGGCGTTCTTCCGCACGCTCCCCACCGCCGTCGGGGAGGCCGCGATGGTGGACGGCGCGTCGCACACCAGGGTCTTCTTCCAGATCATGCTCCCGATGGCGCGGCCGGGCATCATCAGCATCACGATCTTCAACATCCTGGGCCAGTGGAACCAGTACCAGCTGCCTCTGGTGCTGCTCCAGGAGCGGGACAAATGGGTGCTCACGCAGGGCATCGCCGACATCTCCACCGCCGCCGGATACGACCAGGACTGGTCCGCCCTCTTCGCCGCCCTGACCCTGGCCATCCTCCCGATGCTGGTGGTCTACACGGTCTTCCAGCGCCAGATCCAGAGCGGCCTGACCTCGGGAGCCCTCAAATAG
- the iscB gene encoding RNA-guided endonuclease IscB produces MFVLASDGTPLDPCHPARARKFLAAGRAVVVRHTPFAIRLKDRTAGESEVEGVEVALDPGSRHTGITVFRNDTGTRYGLYGIQLDHRGGKIRDRLGARASHRRGRRSRNLRYRAPRFANRTRPRGWLPPSLRHRLNTAMSWVARLRCLAPVRAIHVETVRFDTHALAAGRPLEGAEYQHGTLHGYEVREYLLAKWGRACAYCGASCTPLNIDHIQPRSRGGSNRISNLTVACVSCNQAKNSMPVTEFLAGRPAVLDRLIAQAKAPLRDAAAVNATRWALYEALMATGLPVRCGSGGRTKWNRCRTGAPKSHTLDALHVGELNHVASWPSRVLIVGATGRGSYCRTRTDAFGFPRLRLPRTKLIFGYQTGDLVRAIVPKGKHTGTHTGRVAVRTSGSHTVQTPTGPVKTSHKHLRLLQRADGYTYTTKKEEHPCAP; encoded by the coding sequence GTGTTCGTCCTGGCATCGGACGGCACGCCGCTGGATCCATGCCACCCTGCCCGCGCCCGCAAGTTTCTGGCGGCGGGGCGTGCGGTGGTGGTCCGGCACACCCCCTTCGCCATCCGATTGAAAGACCGCACTGCCGGGGAATCCGAGGTCGAGGGCGTAGAGGTGGCCCTGGACCCCGGCAGCAGGCACACCGGCATCACTGTGTTCCGCAACGACACCGGCACCCGGTACGGCTTGTACGGCATCCAGCTCGACCACCGGGGTGGCAAGATCCGCGACAGGCTTGGAGCCCGTGCCTCCCACCGGCGCGGCAGGCGCTCGCGCAACCTCCGCTACCGCGCTCCTCGGTTCGCCAACCGCACCCGGCCGCGAGGCTGGTTGCCGCCAAGCCTGCGGCATCGGCTGAACACCGCGATGAGCTGGGTGGCGCGGCTGCGCTGCCTGGCCCCCGTACGGGCGATCCATGTGGAGACCGTGCGGTTCGACACCCACGCTCTGGCCGCGGGCAGGCCGCTGGAGGGTGCCGAGTATCAGCACGGCACGCTGCACGGTTATGAAGTCCGCGAATATCTGCTGGCCAAATGGGGGCGGGCGTGCGCCTACTGCGGAGCAAGCTGCACCCCGTTGAACATCGACCACATCCAGCCTCGCTCTCGAGGCGGCTCCAACCGCATCAGCAACCTGACCGTCGCATGCGTGTCCTGCAACCAGGCCAAGAACAGCATGCCGGTCACCGAGTTCCTGGCAGGCCGCCCGGCGGTCCTGGACCGGCTGATCGCCCAGGCCAAGGCGCCGCTGCGAGATGCCGCCGCCGTCAACGCCACCCGCTGGGCGCTGTACGAGGCGTTGATGGCGACCGGCCTGCCCGTGCGCTGTGGCAGCGGCGGCCGCACCAAATGGAACCGGTGCCGCACCGGCGCGCCCAAGTCCCACACTCTGGACGCCCTCCATGTAGGAGAACTCAACCACGTGGCCTCTTGGCCCAGCCGGGTGCTCATTGTCGGTGCCACAGGCCGCGGCTCTTACTGCCGCACCCGCACCGACGCATTCGGCTTCCCGCGGCTGCGCCTGCCGCGGACCAAGCTGATCTTCGGATATCAGACCGGAGACCTGGTGCGCGCGATCGTGCCGAAAGGCAAGCACACCGGAACCCACACCGGCCGGGTCGCCGTCCGCACCTCCGGTAGCCACACCGTGCAAACCCCCACCGGTCCTGTCAAGACCTCACACAAGCATCTGCGTCTGCTCCAGCGAGCGGACGGCTACACCTACACGACCAAGAAGGAAGAACACCCTTGTGCACCCTGA